The Pandoraea vervacti DNA window TCGAAGCCCTCGGCGTCTCGCTGGTGCTGCACCCGCGCAACCCCTATTGCCCGACGGTGCACTTCAACGTGCGTATCCTGATTGCCACCGCCCCGGGCGAACTGCCCGCGTTCTGGTTCGGCGGCGGCATGGACCTCACGCCGTACTATCCGTTCGAAGACGACTGCAAGCACTTCCACCAGACCTGCAAGGATGCGCTCGATCCGTTCGATGCCACCTGGTATCCGCGCTTCAAGGCGTGGTGCGACGACTATTTCTACCTGAAACACCGTCAGGAGCCGCGCGGCATCGGCGGTATCTTCTTCGACGATTTCTCCGGCGGCGGTTTCGAGACGGGCTTCGCCGTCATGCAGAGCGTGGGCGACGCCTTCCTCGACGCTTACGTGCCTATCGTGGAACGCCGCCGCGGCATGCCGTACGGCGAGCGCGAGCGCGACTTCCAGGCGCACCGGCGCGGCCGCTACGTCGAATTCAATCTGGTGTGGGACCGTGGCACGCATTTCGGCCTGCAATCGGGCGGTCGCACCGAATCCATCCTCATGTCGATGCCGCCGGTCGTGAAATGGCACTACGACTGGAAGCCTGAGCCCGACACGCCGGAGGCGAGGCTCTACACCGACTTCCTCGTGCGTCGCGAGTGGGTCTGAAGGCCGGCAGCGCATGACCGTTACTTCTGCTCCGACGACCGGGACGACCGGGACGACCGGGAAATCCGCCACGCCGCCTCACGCCGTTCAACGCATCGGCGTGCTGGGCGGCACGTTCGATCCGATTCACACGGGCCATCTCGCGCTGGGCGCCCTCTTTGCCCGCACGCTCGCGCTCGACGAACTGGTGCTGATGCCGGCGGGTCAGCAGCCGCAAAAGCAGGGCAGCACCGCCGCCGAGCACCGGCTGGCGATGACGCGTCTGGCCGCGCAGGGCCTTGCCGCCGAGCTGGCCGTCTCTCATCCTTCGACACAGGTGATCGTCAGCACCCGCGAGATCGAGCGCGCCGGGCCGAGCTACACCGTCGATACGTTGCGCGACATGCGGCGCGACCTCGGCCCCGAAGCGTCGCTCTCGCTGCTCATCGGCTCGGACCAGCTCGTGCGGCTCGACACGTGGCACGCCTGGCGCGAACTCTTCGACTACGCCCATATCTGCGCGGCGGCGCGGCCCGGTTTCAGCCGCGAGACAGCGTCTGCGCCACTGCGTGAAGTCTTCGCCGAACGGGAAAAGTCCGCGCTCGGGGTACAATCCACGCCATGCGGCGGCATCCTGATCGACGACTCACTGGCCGTCGACATATCCGCCACCGAGTTGCGCGCCACGCTGGCGCACGCGCAAGACGCGGCCACGCCCCCGGCAAACCTGCCCGAACCCGTGTGGCAGTACATCCGCGCGCAACACCTGTATCGCGCCTGACGGCCCGCCACGACATGGCTGGGCCGCTGTCCGGCGCCCCCTGTTTCACCCAAAAGACGCACTATGGATATTCGTAAACTTCAGCGCCTGATCGTCGACGCCCTCGAAGACGTCAAGGCCCAGGACATCAAGGTGTTCAACACCGAACACCTCACCGCCCTGTTCGAGCGCGTGATCATCGCGAGCGGCACCTCCAACCGCCAGACCAAGGCCCTTGCCGCCAGCGTGCGCGACAAGGTCAAGGCCGCCGGCGGCGACATCGTCAGCATGGAAGGCGAAGACGTGGGCGAATGGGTGCTGGTCGACACGGGCGACGCCATCGTGCACATCATGCAACCGGCGCTGCGTCAGTACTACAACCTGGAAGAAATCTGGGGCGAGAAGCCCGTGCGCCTGAAGGCCGCCGGCACCAAGGCCGGCGTGAAAGCCGCCGCCGAAGACGGCGAAGACGCGGACGACGATGGCGACGAAGCGCCCGCGCAAAAGGCGCCCGCGCGTCGCAAGGCCAGCAAGTAAGACGCCCGCGCGATTTCGCCGATATGCGTCTGTTCATTCTCGCAGTCGGGCACAAGATGCCCGGCTGGATCGAAACCGCCTTCGCCGAGTACGCCAAGCGCATGCCCCCCGAGCTGCGCATCGAACTCAAGGAAATCAAGCCGGAGCAACGCTCCAACTCCCGCACCGCCGAGACGGTCATGGCCGCCGAAGCGCAGCGCATCGACGCGGCACTGCCGCG harbors:
- a CDS encoding nicotinate-nucleotide adenylyltransferase encodes the protein MTVTSAPTTGTTGTTGKSATPPHAVQRIGVLGGTFDPIHTGHLALGALFARTLALDELVLMPAGQQPQKQGSTAAEHRLAMTRLAAQGLAAELAVSHPSTQVIVSTREIERAGPSYTVDTLRDMRRDLGPEASLSLLIGSDQLVRLDTWHAWRELFDYAHICAAARPGFSRETASAPLREVFAEREKSALGVQSTPCGGILIDDSLAVDISATELRATLAHAQDAATPPANLPEPVWQYIRAQHLYRA
- the rsfS gene encoding ribosome silencing factor, producing MDIRKLQRLIVDALEDVKAQDIKVFNTEHLTALFERVIIASGTSNRQTKALAASVRDKVKAAGGDIVSMEGEDVGEWVLVDTGDAIVHIMQPALRQYYNLEEIWGEKPVRLKAAGTKAGVKAAAEDGEDADDDGDEAPAQKAPARRKASK
- the hemF gene encoding oxygen-dependent coproporphyrinogen oxidase, translated to MTAQDAAQAPDTAAVRTYLLGLQDKIVETLERLDGKRFFVDDWQRPADSPLRGDGRTRVLDDGDFFERGGVNFSHVIGDKLPASASASRPELAGRSFEALGVSLVLHPRNPYCPTVHFNVRILIATAPGELPAFWFGGGMDLTPYYPFEDDCKHFHQTCKDALDPFDATWYPRFKAWCDDYFYLKHRQEPRGIGGIFFDDFSGGGFETGFAVMQSVGDAFLDAYVPIVERRRGMPYGERERDFQAHRRGRYVEFNLVWDRGTHFGLQSGGRTESILMSMPPVVKWHYDWKPEPDTPEARLYTDFLVRREWV